A single window of Pyrus communis chromosome 10, drPyrComm1.1, whole genome shotgun sequence DNA harbors:
- the LOC137748067 gene encoding (+)-borneol dehydrogenase 2-like, which translates to MSTTITEHVGSLPSFQRLVGKVALVTGGATGIGESIVRLFRKHGAKVCLVDVQDNLGLQVCESLHGDPNICYLHCDVTVEDDVSHAVDFTVNKYGSLDILVNNAGVSGSPCPDIRDADLSEFQKVFDINVKGVFLGMKHAARAMIPRKKGSIVSLSSVASVVAGLGPHAYTGSKHAVLGLTKNVAAELGNHGIRVNCVSPYAVATNLALAHLPEEERTEDAWTGFRTFVGNNANLQGVELTVDDVANAVLFLASDESKYISGDNLMVDGGFTAVNHSFRVFR; encoded by the exons ATGTCCACCACCATAACTGAACATGTGGGTTCGCTTCCAAGCTTCCAGAG GTTAGTAGGGAAAGTGGCATTGGTGACCGGCGGAGCCACTGGTATTGGAGAAAGCATTGTGCGCCTGTTCCGCAAGCACGGTGCAAAAGTTTGTTTAGTCGATGTGCAGGACAACCTGGGCTTGCAAGTGTGTGAATCCCTCCACGGTGATCCAAACATTTGTTATCTCCATTGTGATGTCACAGTGGAGGATGATGTTAGCCATGCAGTTGATTTCACGGTCAATAAATATGGCTCACTGGATATCTTGGTCAACAATGCTGGGGTGTCAGGTTCACCTTGTCCCGACATCCGTGATGCAGACTTGTCTGAGTTTCAGAAGGTGTTTGATATTAATGTAAAGGGAGTCTTCCTCGGAATGAAGCACGCAGCCAGGGCAATGATCCCCCGGAAAAAGGGCAGTATAGTTTCTCTTTCCAGTGTTGCAAGTGTTGTAGCAGGCCTAGGACCACATGCGTACACAGGGTCCAAGCATGCTGTATTGGGGCTTACGAAAAACGTTGCAGCTGAGCTTGGGAATCATGGGATACGCGTTAACTGCGTTTCTCCTTATGCAGTTGCGACGAATTTGGCATTGGCTCACTTGCCTGAGGAAGAAAGAACCGAAGATGCCTGGACAGGTTTCCGTACTTTTGTAGGGAATAACGCCAACTTGCAAGGAGTGGAGTTGACAGTTGATGATGTAGCTAATGCTGTGCTGTTCTTGGCAAGTGATGAGTCCAAGTATATAAGTGGCGATAATCTCATGGTTGATGGGGGCTTCACTGCTGTAAATCACTCATTCAGAGTCTTTAGATGA